Proteins co-encoded in one Mycobacterium mantenii genomic window:
- a CDS encoding class I SAM-dependent methyltransferase, whose protein sequence is MRVSDAGAGELAAAFDAGAAAYDRLVGASPGYHAQLALSARRMRIPGRGKGLRLLDAGCGTGASTAALLAVAPEADIVAVDASRGMLDAALAKDWPDSVRFVHSPVEQLAEHGITGPFDGILAAYLIRNVADRDDQLRKFRELLRPGATLAVHEYSVRDSPAATRIWHAVCWGIIIPAGWWRTRDAGLYRYLWRSVLAFDGAARFRDRLAGAGFTAVHSETMPGWEANIVHTFLADAPL, encoded by the coding sequence GTGCGCGTCAGTGATGCGGGCGCCGGTGAGCTGGCGGCCGCGTTCGACGCGGGTGCGGCGGCCTACGACCGCCTGGTCGGCGCCAGCCCCGGCTACCATGCGCAGCTGGCCTTGTCGGCGCGACGGATGCGGATCCCCGGGCGCGGCAAGGGATTACGGTTACTCGATGCCGGATGCGGAACGGGCGCTTCGACGGCCGCGCTGCTCGCGGTCGCGCCCGAGGCCGACATCGTCGCCGTCGACGCGTCGCGCGGAATGCTCGACGCGGCGCTCGCCAAGGACTGGCCCGACTCGGTGCGCTTCGTGCACTCCCCCGTCGAACAACTGGCCGAGCACGGGATCACCGGACCGTTTGACGGCATCCTGGCCGCCTACCTGATTCGTAACGTCGCCGACCGCGACGACCAATTGCGCAAATTCCGCGAGCTGTTGCGCCCGGGCGCCACGTTGGCGGTGCACGAATATTCGGTGCGCGACTCCCCCGCGGCCACCCGCATCTGGCACGCCGTGTGCTGGGGCATCATCATTCCCGCCGGGTGGTGGCGCACCCGGGACGCCGGGCTGTACCGCTACCTGTGGCGCAGCGTGCTGGCGTTCGACGGTGCCGCACGGTTTCGGGATCGCCTGGCCGGCGCCGGCTTCACCGCGGTGCACAGCGAGACGATGCCCGGCTGGGAAGCCAACATCGTGCACACCTTCCTGGCGGATGCGCCGCTATGA
- a CDS encoding DUF5914 domain-containing protein — protein sequence MKIREQLQQRWSAARTKGWPLQVIPRMSWADQRPTYRDAQPAIIEAALQRSQRRPTGNWYAFAASRQVPVGRPFGTRVAGVDVVAWRDEQGRLCVGPRSCPHLGADLATGTVHRGSLICRWHGLTLDGRSREFGWSPLPSHDDGVLAWVRLDAVAKEEPLDRPVIPQRPTGDNLSAVAHMVGVCEPSDIIANRLDPWHGAWFHPYSFTRLDVLTTPTEQVDRFLVAVTFRMGPLGVPVVAEFSCPEARTIVMRIVDGEGTGSVVETHATPMGPGPDGRPRTAVLEATIAHSDRPGFQRASRAEALITPFMRYAATKLWRDDLAYAERRYQVRAGLG from the coding sequence ATGAAGATCCGCGAACAGCTTCAACAACGCTGGTCCGCCGCCCGGACCAAAGGGTGGCCGCTGCAGGTGATCCCGCGCATGTCATGGGCCGATCAGCGCCCGACATATCGCGACGCGCAACCCGCCATCATCGAGGCCGCGCTGCAACGCTCCCAACGCAGACCCACCGGGAACTGGTACGCGTTCGCCGCCAGCCGCCAGGTGCCCGTCGGGCGGCCCTTCGGCACGCGGGTCGCCGGCGTCGACGTCGTCGCCTGGCGTGACGAGCAGGGCCGGCTGTGTGTGGGGCCGCGCAGTTGTCCCCATCTGGGGGCCGACCTTGCCACCGGCACCGTGCACCGGGGCTCGCTGATCTGCCGCTGGCACGGGCTGACCCTGGACGGACGCTCTCGCGAATTCGGCTGGAGCCCCCTGCCCAGTCACGACGACGGCGTCCTGGCATGGGTGCGGCTCGATGCGGTGGCCAAAGAGGAACCCCTGGACCGGCCGGTGATTCCGCAACGGCCGACCGGCGACAACCTGAGCGCGGTCGCCCACATGGTGGGTGTGTGCGAACCGAGCGACATCATCGCCAACCGGCTCGATCCGTGGCACGGCGCGTGGTTTCACCCCTACTCGTTCACCCGGCTCGACGTGCTCACGACGCCCACCGAACAGGTCGACCGGTTCCTGGTGGCGGTGACATTCCGGATGGGACCCCTGGGCGTACCCGTCGTCGCGGAGTTCAGTTGCCCGGAGGCACGCACCATCGTCATGCGCATCGTGGACGGAGAGGGTACGGGCAGCGTCGTCGAAACCCACGCGACGCCAATGGGTCCGGGACCTGACGGCCGGCCGCGCACCGCAGTCCTGGAGGCCACCATCGCGCACTCGGACCGGCCCGGTTTCCAGCGCGCCTCCCGGGCCGAGGCACTGATCACCCCGTTCATGCGCTATGCGGCCACCAAGCTCTGGCGCGACGACCTCGCCTATGCCGAACGCCGATACCAGGTCCGCGCCGGACTCGGCTAA
- a CDS encoding glycosyltransferase, which translates to MAVILAYGSPALGHLLPTGALLAELARRGHDVHLRTMSAGVSTMRPVGVHAEPVDPEIEAIAGNDWQARNALGVLKLSIDVLCRRAVLEVDDFRRAVDAVRPDAVMVDANCWGALSVADAGDIAWLLFSPFTPYLRSRGVPPFGPGMRPLPGVAGEIRDATVRPIVRHLFDRPMLPRINAIRAELGVPPVASVDGLMRRASLVLAAGGEPFEYPHPDWAGVVYHIGACVFEPAPTVTPEWIEAIDRPMVLVNTSSLRQADESLGRIALRALADEDVHVVATFPAGIPPGLPRPANATVCRFVPHAAILDKANCAITHGGMGTTLKALDRGVPVCVVPFARDQAEVARRVEVARCGTRLAAKRLTPARLRVKVREAMTMVAGAHRVAAGFAATGGVARGADLIEQRLLGCAAEWPVH; encoded by the coding sequence GTGGCTGTCATCTTGGCGTACGGCTCACCGGCCCTGGGGCACCTGCTGCCGACCGGCGCGTTGCTCGCCGAGCTGGCCCGGCGCGGCCATGACGTTCATCTGCGCACCATGTCGGCTGGTGTCTCGACGATGCGACCGGTCGGTGTGCACGCCGAGCCGGTCGACCCGGAGATCGAGGCCATTGCCGGGAACGATTGGCAGGCGCGAAACGCATTGGGAGTGTTGAAGTTGTCGATCGATGTGCTCTGCCGGCGAGCGGTGCTGGAAGTCGACGACTTTCGGCGTGCGGTGGACGCGGTGCGGCCGGATGCGGTCATGGTGGATGCGAACTGCTGGGGTGCCTTGTCGGTCGCGGACGCCGGCGACATCGCGTGGCTGCTCTTTTCGCCGTTCACGCCGTATCTGCGGTCCCGGGGAGTGCCGCCGTTCGGTCCCGGAATGCGTCCGCTGCCGGGCGTGGCCGGCGAGATCCGCGACGCCACGGTGCGACCGATCGTCAGGCACCTGTTCGACCGGCCAATGTTGCCCCGTATCAACGCCATTCGTGCCGAGCTCGGCGTCCCACCGGTGGCATCGGTGGACGGCCTCATGCGGCGCGCGTCCCTGGTGCTGGCCGCCGGCGGAGAGCCGTTCGAGTATCCGCATCCTGATTGGGCCGGTGTGGTGTACCACATCGGCGCATGCGTATTCGAGCCCGCACCGACGGTGACGCCGGAGTGGATCGAGGCGATCGATCGTCCGATGGTGCTGGTGAACACCTCCTCGCTCCGGCAGGCCGACGAGTCGCTGGGGCGAATTGCCCTGCGGGCGCTGGCCGACGAGGACGTTCACGTGGTGGCGACGTTCCCGGCCGGGATACCCCCCGGTCTGCCGCGACCGGCGAACGCGACCGTCTGCCGATTCGTGCCGCATGCGGCCATCCTCGACAAGGCCAACTGCGCCATCACCCACGGGGGAATGGGCACGACGCTGAAGGCGCTCGACCGCGGCGTGCCGGTCTGTGTGGTGCCTTTCGCGCGCGACCAGGCCGAGGTCGCGCGGCGGGTGGAGGTCGCCCGTTGCGGTACCCGACTGGCCGCGAAGAGGCTCACTCCGGCGCGGTTGAGGGTCAAGGTGCGCGAGGCAATGACGATGGTCGCGGGTGCGCACCGGGTGGCCGCCGGATTCGCCGCAACGGGAGGTGTGGCCCGCGGCGCCGACCTGATCGAGCAGCGGCTACTGGGCTGCGCGGCCGAGTGGCCGGTGCACTAA
- a CDS encoding hydroxysqualene dehydroxylase — protein sequence MTADRRRRTFAAPTGSPDAGALPSRPRVAVIGGGIAGLTAATGLAERGVAVEVFEREHYLGGRVGGWTEPDGGAELAMNRGFHAFFRQYYNLRALLKRIDPQLRMLTPVEDYPLIDGAGRRDSFRGLPRTPPWNAVVFAARSPTFRLRDFTRIDARAAAPLAAVSVPGTYQRLDNTDAATFLEDIRFPEAARHLAFEVFSRSFFADPSKLSAAELATMFHIYFLGSSEGLIFDVPCANYDSALWQPLRGYLEGRGVRFRLATKVLSIDTESAGAFRVHTDADDHSDVDAVVLATDIAGLQRIVAASSALGTDDWRARIARLRTAPPFAVHRLWLDRPVAAHRPAFLGTAGHEPLDNISVLERYENEARDWAAEHHGSVVELHSYALDSAPSRAAALRQLHRVYPETAAAQIVHEKLLHRSDCPLFSPGTYPHRPTVITPTPGLLLAGDAIRIDLPVALMERAATTGWCAANQLLQRWGLAGHPLTTVPTQGRSPLLRWLAARERSTRK from the coding sequence ATGACCGCCGACCGGCGTCGCCGAACATTCGCCGCGCCAACGGGATCACCGGACGCCGGTGCGCTGCCGTCCCGCCCGCGGGTGGCCGTCATCGGCGGCGGGATCGCCGGGCTGACGGCCGCCACCGGGCTGGCTGAGCGCGGCGTGGCCGTCGAGGTCTTCGAACGCGAGCACTACCTCGGCGGCCGGGTGGGGGGCTGGACGGAGCCGGACGGCGGCGCCGAGCTCGCGATGAACCGCGGCTTCCACGCATTCTTCCGGCAGTACTACAACCTGCGCGCGCTGCTGAAGCGAATCGACCCGCAATTGCGGATGCTCACGCCCGTCGAGGATTATCCGCTCATCGACGGGGCGGGCCGGCGCGACAGCTTTCGCGGGCTGCCGCGCACCCCGCCGTGGAACGCCGTCGTCTTCGCGGCGCGCAGTCCGACGTTCCGGCTGCGTGACTTCACCCGCATCGACGCCCGCGCGGCCGCACCACTGGCGGCGGTATCGGTGCCCGGCACGTACCAGCGACTCGATAACACCGACGCCGCAACGTTTCTCGAGGACATCCGATTCCCCGAGGCCGCACGGCATCTGGCGTTCGAGGTGTTTTCGCGCAGCTTCTTCGCCGACCCCTCCAAGCTCTCCGCGGCCGAGCTGGCGACCATGTTCCACATCTACTTCCTGGGGTCGTCCGAAGGCCTGATCTTCGACGTGCCGTGCGCGAACTACGACAGCGCCCTGTGGCAGCCGTTGCGCGGCTACCTCGAGGGGCGAGGCGTGCGGTTCCGGCTCGCCACCAAGGTCCTGAGCATCGACACGGAATCGGCGGGGGCCTTTCGGGTACACACCGATGCCGATGACCACTCCGACGTCGACGCCGTCGTGTTGGCCACCGACATCGCGGGTTTACAGCGAATCGTTGCGGCGTCCAGCGCCCTGGGCACCGACGACTGGCGCGCCCGGATAGCGAGGCTGCGCACCGCGCCGCCCTTCGCCGTGCATCGGTTGTGGCTCGACCGCCCGGTCGCGGCGCACCGGCCGGCGTTTCTGGGTACGGCCGGACACGAACCGCTCGACAACATCAGCGTGCTGGAGCGCTACGAAAACGAAGCGCGCGACTGGGCGGCCGAGCATCACGGCTCCGTCGTCGAACTGCATTCGTATGCATTGGATTCCGCGCCGTCCCGCGCCGCCGCGCTGCGACAACTGCACAGGGTGTATCCGGAAACCGCTGCGGCACAGATCGTTCACGAGAAGCTGTTGCATCGCAGCGACTGCCCGCTGTTTTCGCCCGGCACCTACCCTCACCGCCCGACGGTCATCACCCCCACGCCGGGCCTACTGCTGGCCGGCGACGCCATCCGGATCGACTTGCCGGTGGCGCTCATGGAGCGCGCCGCCACCACCGGCTGGTGCGCCGCGAACCAACTTTTGCAACGATGGGGTCTAGCCGGACACCCGTTGACCACGGTACCCACCCAAGGCCGGTCGCCACTGCTGCGATGGCTTGCCGCCCGCGAAAGATCCACCCGAAAATGA
- a CDS encoding MMPL family transporter: MWDPLAAAVTGRRSWLIALVTAVLGIGLMALIGGNAAAGQSPQSVPLDSQSAQVERLARQFPGDQNAPLIVVFSRTDGGVLGSLDIAAAQAARHRVQESAQPGDGFPAAPLMVSQDGKAALGVVPISAGLSGLALGHVVTTLRTAAADGLPADLQVHVTGGPAFGADIASAFTNANITLLAVTTAVVALLLIATYRSPVLWLIPLLVVGFADRVAAAVGTAVASLTGLSFDGATSGITSVLVFGAGTNYALLLISRYRQELRHHSAHRAALRQAVRRAGPAIVASNATVVLALLTLLFAFTPSTRSLGALAACGLVVAAISVLAILPPLLALCGRRLFWPFIPHAGDDETLDSGAWRRVAEWVNRRPALVAAVAAAVLAALGTGLLGTRIGLSQTEQFRVRADSVSGYNVVAQHFPAGLTNPTLVVSSTDHASPVQQAIKATPGVVSVTESGRSGSGLTQWSVVIDAPPSSKGAFSVIAALRDSTRAADPGALVGGADAQALDIRDAATHDRILLIPAILAVILIVLYVLLRSALAPPTLLAATILGALAALGLGGWASLHVFGFPALDNTTPLFAFLFLAALGVDYTIFLVTRAREEAARHGARAGMVGAVSATGSVITSAGIVLAAVFCVLGVLPLIVLTQLGIIVGLGILLDTFVVRTLVIPALFALIGDRIWWPTNPIHPEAVERQADRKQPERSTT; encoded by the coding sequence GTGTGGGATCCCTTGGCCGCCGCTGTGACCGGCCGCCGTTCTTGGCTGATCGCGCTGGTCACCGCCGTGCTGGGGATCGGCCTGATGGCTCTGATCGGCGGCAACGCGGCCGCGGGCCAGTCCCCGCAATCCGTCCCGTTGGACTCGCAATCAGCCCAGGTAGAGCGGCTGGCCAGGCAGTTTCCCGGGGATCAGAATGCCCCGCTGATCGTCGTGTTCAGCCGCACCGATGGCGGCGTCCTGGGCTCGTTGGATATCGCCGCCGCCCAGGCCGCTCGCCACCGGGTACAGGAGTCCGCGCAGCCCGGAGACGGTTTTCCGGCGGCGCCACTGATGGTGTCGCAGGACGGCAAGGCCGCCCTGGGCGTGGTGCCCATCAGCGCCGGGCTGTCGGGGCTGGCCCTGGGCCACGTCGTCACCACGCTGCGCACCGCCGCGGCCGACGGCCTGCCCGCGGATCTGCAGGTGCACGTGACGGGCGGCCCGGCGTTCGGCGCGGACATCGCCAGCGCGTTCACGAACGCGAACATCACCTTGCTCGCGGTGACGACAGCGGTGGTGGCCCTGCTGCTGATCGCCACGTACCGCTCGCCGGTGCTGTGGCTGATACCGCTGCTCGTGGTCGGGTTCGCCGATCGAGTGGCGGCCGCGGTCGGCACGGCGGTGGCATCGCTGACCGGCTTGAGCTTCGACGGCGCCACCTCCGGGATCACCAGCGTGCTGGTCTTCGGCGCCGGCACCAATTACGCCCTGCTGCTGATCTCCCGGTACCGCCAAGAGCTCCGCCACCATTCCGCGCACCGCGCCGCCCTACGTCAGGCCGTGCGCAGGGCCGGGCCGGCCATCGTCGCCAGCAACGCCACCGTGGTACTGGCGCTGCTCACGCTGCTGTTCGCGTTCACCCCGAGCACCCGCAGTCTTGGCGCGCTGGCGGCCTGCGGACTCGTGGTCGCCGCGATTTCGGTGCTGGCAATCTTGCCCCCGCTGCTGGCCCTGTGCGGCCGGCGACTGTTCTGGCCGTTTATCCCGCACGCCGGGGACGACGAAACCCTGGACTCCGGAGCGTGGCGCCGCGTCGCGGAATGGGTGAACCGGCGCCCCGCACTGGTTGCGGCGGTCGCGGCCGCGGTGCTGGCGGCCCTGGGCACCGGCTTGCTGGGAACCCGGATCGGTTTGTCGCAGACCGAGCAGTTCAGGGTGCGCGCCGACTCGGTGTCCGGCTACAACGTTGTGGCCCAACATTTTCCGGCCGGCCTCACCAATCCGACGCTGGTCGTCAGTTCCACCGATCACGCGTCGCCCGTGCAGCAGGCGATCAAGGCCACCCCCGGTGTCGTCTCGGTGACCGAGTCCGGCCGGTCGGGGTCCGGGCTGACGCAGTGGTCGGTGGTGATCGACGCGCCGCCGTCGTCAAAGGGGGCGTTCAGCGTCATTGCCGCGCTTCGGGATTCGACCCGGGCCGCCGACCCCGGTGCGCTGGTGGGCGGGGCCGACGCGCAGGCCCTGGACATTCGTGACGCGGCGACGCATGACCGGATCTTGCTGATCCCGGCGATCCTGGCCGTGATTCTGATCGTCCTGTACGTGTTGCTGCGGTCGGCGCTGGCGCCGCCGACGCTGCTGGCGGCAACGATTTTGGGCGCGCTGGCCGCGCTGGGCCTGGGCGGCTGGGCGAGCCTGCATGTCTTCGGCTTCCCGGCGCTGGACAACACCACCCCCTTGTTCGCCTTCCTGTTCTTGGCGGCCCTCGGCGTGGACTACACCATATTTCTGGTAACCCGCGCCCGCGAGGAAGCCGCGCGGCACGGCGCCCGCGCGGGTATGGTGGGCGCGGTGTCGGCCACCGGCAGCGTAATCACCAGCGCCGGAATCGTTTTGGCCGCAGTGTTCTGCGTGCTTGGGGTGTTGCCGTTGATCGTCCTGACCCAACTGGGGATCATCGTCGGGCTGGGAATCCTGCTCGACACCTTCGTGGTACGCACCCTGGTCATCCCTGCATTGTTCGCCCTCATCGGCGATCGGATCTGGTGGCCCACCAACCCCATCCACCCCGAAGCCGTTGAGCGACAAGCGGATCGGAAACAACCAGAACGGAGCACGACGTGA
- a CDS encoding cryptochrome/photolyase family protein, with protein MPALLWFRRDLRLRDNPALIAAAENDEVLACFVLDPRLEKSSGQRRLQYLGDSLRRLRDDLDGRLLVARGQPHTQIPRIAKEIGASSVHISEDFAPFGKRRDERVRAALDSVPLVATGSPYLVSPGRVTKPDGSPYKVFTPFLRQWQKTGWRGPAKSNAKSARWLDPAQLRIKQCEIPDPGPELEVAAGEAAARKQWKSFVDNGLAGYGKDRDRPDLKGTSRMSAHLKFGAIHPRTLVADLDLGSGGAQAFLRELAFRDFYADVLHHWPASTWRNWNSDFDGIQTDTGAEARRRFEAWKAGETGFPFVDAGMRQLRETGFMHNRVRMIVASFLVKDLHLPWQWGAEWFLDQLVDGDMANNQHGWQWCAGCGTDAAPYFRVFNPITQGEKFDPSGDYIRRWVPELRSADDVHLRKGDRPDGYPAPIVDHAAERTEALRRYQSL; from the coding sequence ATGCCGGCACTGTTGTGGTTTCGCCGCGATCTGCGGTTGCGTGACAATCCGGCGCTCATCGCCGCGGCCGAGAACGATGAGGTGCTCGCCTGCTTCGTGCTCGATCCGCGCCTGGAGAAATCATCGGGACAACGCCGGTTGCAGTACCTGGGTGACTCGCTGCGGCGGCTGCGCGACGATCTTGACGGCCGGCTGCTGGTCGCCCGCGGGCAACCGCACACGCAAATTCCCCGGATCGCCAAGGAAATCGGCGCGTCGTCGGTACATATCTCGGAGGACTTCGCGCCGTTCGGAAAGCGCCGCGACGAGCGGGTGCGCGCGGCACTGGATTCGGTGCCGCTGGTGGCGACGGGGTCGCCGTATCTGGTCTCGCCCGGCCGGGTCACCAAGCCGGATGGCTCGCCGTACAAGGTGTTCACCCCGTTTCTGCGTCAGTGGCAGAAGACCGGATGGCGAGGGCCGGCGAAGTCGAACGCCAAGTCCGCACGCTGGCTGGACCCGGCCCAACTGCGGATCAAGCAGTGCGAGATCCCCGATCCCGGGCCCGAACTCGAGGTCGCCGCCGGCGAAGCGGCGGCGCGCAAACAATGGAAGTCGTTCGTCGACAACGGATTAGCGGGATACGGCAAGGACCGCGACCGGCCCGACCTGAAGGGGACCAGCCGTATGTCGGCGCACCTGAAGTTCGGCGCCATTCATCCCCGCACCCTGGTCGCGGACCTGGACCTGGGCAGCGGCGGCGCGCAAGCCTTCTTGCGGGAGTTGGCTTTTCGCGACTTCTACGCCGACGTGCTGCACCACTGGCCGGCCAGCACCTGGCGCAACTGGAACAGCGATTTCGACGGCATCCAGACCGACACCGGCGCCGAGGCCAGACGCCGCTTCGAGGCGTGGAAGGCTGGCGAGACGGGGTTTCCCTTCGTCGACGCCGGGATGCGTCAGCTGCGCGAAACCGGATTCATGCACAACCGGGTGCGGATGATCGTTGCCTCGTTTCTGGTCAAGGACCTTCACCTGCCGTGGCAATGGGGGGCCGAATGGTTCCTGGACCAGCTGGTGGACGGCGACATGGCGAACAATCAGCATGGCTGGCAGTGGTGTGCGGGCTGCGGTACCGATGCCGCGCCCTATTTCCGGGTGTTCAACCCGATCACACAGGGCGAGAAATTCGACCCGTCGGGCGACTACATCCGGCGCTGGGTGCCCGAACTGCGCTCGGCCGACGACGTGCACCTACGCAAGGGCGATCGGCCGGACGGCTACCCCGCGCCGATCGTCGATCACGCAGCCGAGCGCACCGAAGCGCTGCGGCGCTATCAGAGCCTCTGA
- a CDS encoding TspO/MBR family protein translates to MNRSILAATSLAVAAAAGAGSIASGGAMSGWYSRLRKPSYQPPRAAFPTVWTTLYGDIAATSAVAIDRFRETGQQDKARNYAVALTANLLLNAGWSWLFFRYHKLGASAVGAAALAVSSADLVRRTAEVTPRGGLALLPYPVWCGFATILSTHIWRLNR, encoded by the coding sequence GTGAACAGGTCGATCCTGGCCGCAACCAGCCTTGCCGTCGCCGCCGCTGCCGGCGCCGGAAGCATTGCCAGCGGCGGCGCCATGTCCGGGTGGTACTCGCGGCTCCGCAAGCCCTCCTACCAGCCGCCCCGCGCCGCCTTCCCCACGGTGTGGACCACGCTCTACGGTGACATCGCGGCCACGTCGGCGGTGGCCATCGACCGGTTTCGCGAGACCGGGCAGCAGGACAAGGCACGCAACTACGCCGTGGCGCTGACGGCGAACCTGCTGCTGAACGCCGGATGGAGCTGGCTGTTCTTCCGGTACCACAAACTCGGCGCGTCCGCGGTCGGCGCCGCGGCGCTCGCCGTCAGTAGCGCCGATCTGGTCAGGCGCACGGCCGAAGTCACTCCGCGCGGTGGCCTGGCGCTGCTGCCCTATCCGGTGTGGTGTGGCTTCGCGACCATCTTGTCCACCCACATCTGGCGACTCAACCGATAG
- a CDS encoding DUF2784 domain-containing protein: MQKPYAAAVAATVGAHLAYLLYVPSGGFLALRWPRTIVVHVPAVAWGVAVVVFELGCPLTSLESWARRRANMDPLPTSGFIDRYVTGRFVPADRVGAAQTVAFAAAAISWAVLVRRAVGRGTRGVPTAG; the protein is encoded by the coding sequence GTGCAGAAGCCCTACGCGGCTGCCGTCGCAGCGACCGTTGGCGCCCACCTGGCATACCTGCTGTACGTGCCGAGCGGAGGTTTCCTCGCATTGCGCTGGCCGAGGACCATCGTGGTGCACGTACCGGCGGTTGCCTGGGGTGTCGCGGTCGTGGTGTTCGAGCTGGGCTGCCCGCTGACATCACTGGAGTCGTGGGCCCGCCGGCGCGCGAACATGGATCCCCTACCCACGTCGGGGTTCATCGACCGCTACGTGACGGGACGATTCGTCCCCGCCGACCGCGTCGGGGCCGCACAGACGGTGGCCTTTGCCGCCGCCGCCATCTCATGGGCCGTATTGGTCCGCCGCGCCGTTGGCCGCGGGACTCGCGGCGTGCCGACCGCCGGTTGA
- the fni gene encoding type 2 isopentenyl-diphosphate Delta-isomerase — protein sequence MTADRGEMKTRKRRHIDVCLSEPVGYDGVTTGLERYELPYNALTQTNLGDIDLSTSFFGAALRSPILIGAMTGGAELSGTINRNLAAAAQQLGLGMMLGSQRIMLDSALGERAAGSFTVRDVAPDVLLFGNIGLAQLTKTAVPDLAKALDRVGADALAVHTNPLQEAMQHNGDTDFSGSLSRLREAADTIDYPVLLKEVGHGIGGAAAAELVGAAGELPVAGIDVAGAGGTSWSRVEQFVRYGELRYPHLADWGIPTARAIVEVREVLPTIPLVASGGIRTGMDAAKALALGADVVAVARPLLPAAIESTAAVVDWLQPFIDELRVCLHGCGAANLAGLRDIGLTGLA from the coding sequence ATGACCGCTGACCGGGGGGAGATGAAAACCCGGAAGCGGCGGCACATCGACGTTTGCCTGAGCGAGCCGGTCGGCTATGACGGCGTCACCACCGGGCTGGAGCGCTATGAATTGCCGTACAACGCGCTGACCCAGACGAATCTGGGCGATATCGATTTGTCCACCAGTTTTTTCGGTGCCGCTTTGCGGTCTCCGATACTAATCGGTGCGATGACCGGGGGCGCCGAGTTGTCCGGGACCATCAACCGGAATCTGGCCGCGGCCGCCCAACAGCTGGGCCTGGGCATGATGCTGGGCTCACAGCGGATCATGTTGGACAGCGCGCTGGGGGAGCGCGCCGCGGGCAGTTTCACGGTGCGCGATGTCGCTCCGGATGTCTTGCTGTTCGGCAACATCGGCCTGGCGCAACTGACGAAGACCGCCGTGCCGGATCTGGCCAAGGCCCTAGACCGGGTGGGCGCCGATGCGCTTGCCGTGCATACCAATCCGCTTCAGGAGGCGATGCAGCACAACGGTGACACCGATTTCTCCGGATCGCTGAGCCGGTTGCGCGAGGCCGCCGACACGATCGACTATCCGGTGCTGCTCAAGGAGGTCGGCCACGGGATCGGTGGCGCGGCGGCCGCGGAGCTTGTCGGCGCAGCTGGCGAATTGCCGGTGGCGGGAATCGATGTCGCGGGTGCCGGAGGCACGTCGTGGTCGCGGGTCGAGCAGTTCGTCCGGTACGGCGAGCTACGCTATCCGCACCTGGCCGATTGGGGCATTCCCACCGCCCGCGCGATCGTGGAGGTTCGTGAGGTGCTACCGACGATCCCGTTGGTGGCCTCCGGTGGCATCCGCACCGGTATGGACGCGGCCAAGGCCCTCGCACTGGGTGCCGATGTGGTGGCGGTGGCGCGGCCGCTGCTGCCCGCGGCGATCGAATCGACTGCCGCCGTTGTCGATTGGCTGCAGCCGTTTATCGACGAGCTTCGAGTCTGCCTGCACGGCTGCGGTGCCGCGAACCTGGCCGGCCTGCGCGATATCGGCCTCACCGGCCTGGCCTAG
- a CDS encoding MarR family winged helix-turn-helix transcriptional regulator, with protein MTKRAADNRSDRAELEKLMSADMRAITAQSDRIGRHFARQNAVSGTDFHALLHIMVAETAGEPLTAAQLRRRMDVSPAAITYLVDRMIDAGHVRREPDPQDRRKTLLRYEKSGMALARSFFTPLGAELHTALAHLPDRDLAAAHRVFTAMTEAMAGFESRLATPSPKPSPATEPKRATAKGSRNPAKRGN; from the coding sequence GTGACCAAGCGCGCCGCCGACAACCGATCGGACCGAGCCGAACTCGAGAAATTGATGTCGGCCGACATGCGTGCGATCACGGCGCAGTCCGACCGCATCGGCCGCCACTTCGCCCGCCAAAACGCCGTCAGTGGCACGGATTTCCACGCGTTGCTGCACATCATGGTCGCCGAAACGGCCGGAGAACCGTTGACCGCGGCGCAGCTGCGGCGGCGCATGGACGTGTCACCGGCGGCGATCACCTATCTCGTCGATCGCATGATCGACGCCGGCCACGTCCGGCGCGAACCCGATCCCCAGGACCGGCGCAAGACCCTGCTGCGCTACGAGAAATCGGGGATGGCGCTTGCCCGGTCGTTTTTCACTCCCCTTGGCGCCGAGCTGCATACCGCCCTCGCCCACCTTCCCGATCGCGACCTGGCGGCGGCGCACCGGGTGTTCACCGCGATGACCGAGGCGATGGCCGGCTTCGAATCCCGACTCGCCACACCGAGTCCCAAGCCATCCCCCGCCACCGAACCGAAGCGCGCGACGGCAAAAGGCAGCCGCAATCCGGCAAAACGCGGCAATTAG